The genomic window CGCCATCGCAACCGCGATCTGCACACCGGCGTCTACCCCGTGGGCGTCGCGGTGGACGGGCTCGCCGATCTATCCGCCCAGACGCTCACCACCCCGGCCGTACAGCGGCTGCTCGATGGCCTCGGCGAGCGGGATCTGATGATCGGTGTCGACCGACTCGACTACTCGAAGGGCCTCGAGCAGCGCCTGCGGGCGTTCGAGGCGCTACTCGAGGACTATCCCCACCGCCGCGGGCATACCGTGCTGATGCAGATCGCCAGTCCGTCGCGCGGTGATATCGCCGAGTACGCCGAGCTGCGCCAGCGGCTGGAGGGGCTGAGCGGGCACATCAACGGCATCTATGGCGATCTCGACTGGGCGCCGATCCACTACCTCAACCGCACCTTCGATCGCGGCGCGGTGATGGGGCTCTACCGCGCCGCGCGGGTGGGTGTGGTGACGCCGCTGCGCGACGGCATGAACCTGGTGGCCAAGGAGTTCGTCGCCAGCCAGGATCCGGACAGTCCCGGTGTGCTGGTGCTCTCCGATCTGACCGGTGCCGCCGCCGAGCTGACCGACGCGATCCAGGTCAACCCCTACGACACCGATGCCATCGCCGCCGGGCTCAACCAGGCGCTGGCCATGCCCCTGCCCGAGCGCCGGCGTCGCCATCAACGCATGATGGCGGTCCTGCGCGAGCGCGACATCGGTGCCTGGGAACAGCGCTTTCTCAATGATCTTGGCGGCGAGCGCAGCTGAGCCCGGCCCCACCGAAGCGGCCCGCATCATCATGCATGTGGACATGGATGCGTTCTTTGCCTCGGTGGAGCTCAAGCGCCAGCCAGCGCTCCGCGGCCAGCCGGTGATCGTTGGCGGGCGCGGCGATCCGAGCCGACGCGGCGTCGTCTCCACGGCGACCTACGAGGCGCGGGTGTTCGGCATCCACTCGGGCATGCCGCTGCGCACCGCCGCGCGGCTCTGCCCCGATGCGGTGTTCCTGCCGGTGGATTTCCCCGCCTATCACGCAGCCTCGGCCCAGGTCTTCGACTGTCTGGCCGCGGTCAGTGAACGCCTCCAGCCGGTGGGCCTCGATGAGGCCTATCTCGACATCAGCGCGCGGACGGATGATCCGCTGGCCGTCGGCCGGCAGCTGAAGGCAACCATCCACGCCACCACCGATCTGGTGGCCTCGGTGGGTATCGGCCCCAATCGGTTGCTGGCGAAAATCGCCTCGGATCTGGAAAAGCCCGACGGCCTGACCTGGCTGCGCCGCGCCGACATGCGCGAACGGGTCTGGCCGCTGCCGGTACGGACCCTGCATGGTGTCGGCCCGCGAACCGCGGAACGCCTGGCCGGCCTGGGGGTGGAATGCGTCGGAGATCTCGCCGCGCTGCCCCTCGAACAGCTGACCGCCGAATTCAGTCCGCGCCATGCGCAGTCGCTGATGGCGTCGGCGCAGGGGATCGACGAGCGGCCGGTACAGACCGAGCGTATCCGCAAGTCCATCGGCCGCGAGCGGACCTTTCAGGCGGACTGCCGGAGTAGCGGACGGCTCGATCACGAGGCCCGGCTGATGCTGGAGCGGGTCTGCGAGCAGCTGCGGGAGCGCCGGCTCGGCGCCCGAACGGTGACCGTCAAGCTACGCTATCGCGATTTCACCACGCATACCCGGTCGCGGAGCCTGACCGAACCCACTGACGGGATGGAGACACTGGCGGCGCTCGTCCACCAGTGTCTGTTCGCGCACCGGCTGCATCGCGCGGTGCGCCTGCTCGGCGTTCAGCTGTCAGGGCTCGTGGCGAGCGACAGCGACGGACGCCCGACGGGGGATTAAAGCCCCAGGTCCTCGCGGATCACCTCAACCGCGTCACCTTCACCCGAGGCGGTCGTGACGCCATCGAGCCAGCGATCGAGCATTTCCGGCTTGTCGGCGACCAGCGACTGCGCGGCGGCCAGTGGGGACTGGTCATCGTTGATGACATAACCGCCCGCCTCGCTCTGCTCCTCCACCGAATAGGCGTACTGCTCGAGCAGCCGGCCGACGTTACTGCAGCGATCCGTGTAGCCGGCGGTGGCGATGCTGTAGACCGTCGCGCCACCCTGGTTGGGACCGAAATACTCAGCGCCGCCGGTGAGGTAGCGCATATCGATGTTGATGTTCATCGGGTGCGGGGCCCAGCCGAGGAACGTGACCCACTCATCCCGGGGGACCGAGCGCTGCACCTGGGTGAGCATGCCGGCCTCGGAGGATTCCATGAGCTCCCAGTCGCCCAGCCCGAAAGCATCGTCGTCGATCATCGACTGAATGGCGGCATTGCCGTCGTTGCCCGCCTCGATGCCATAGATCCGGCCCTCGAAGCGCTCCTTGTACTCGTCGAGATCAGAGAAGTCGCGGACGCCGGCCTCCCAGACATACTCCGGGACCGCGAGGGTGTACTTGGCGCCCTCGAGGTTCGCGCTCAGCTGCTCGATCTCACCGTCCTCGAGATAGGGGGTGATCATGCTCTCCTGGGTCGGCAGCCAGAGGCCGAGGAAGGCGTCACGCTGGCCGTCAGCCACCGACTGGAAGGCGATCGGGACAGAGGCGGTGGTCAGGTCGGTCTCATAGCCCAGCGTGTCGAGGAGGTAGTCCATCATCTCCGATTTGATGGTCACGCCGGTCCAGTTGACATTGGCCAGGCCCACCGTCTGGCAGCTCTCCGGCTCGCTCGCATTGGCATTCATGGCGGTCAGAGAGACCAGTGCGGCCCCGGCCAGGGTCGCGATCATTGGGGTTTTCATACAATCTCCAGACAATTTCAGACTCGAATTGAGCACCATCAAGCTCACCACAATATTGATTGAGCGGTCAATCAATGAAGCATAGAATGGTCGGCATCAACGAAAGGGAACGACGCATGGCGCGGAAAGGAATGGAGGCGGTGCGCCGGCAGCAGCTCATCGAGGCGACACTGCATGTGATCCACGATCAGGGGCTGCAGGCGACCACACTCGGTCGGGTCGGCCAGCAGGCGGGCATATCGCCCGGGCTGGTGGCGCACTACTTCGGTGACAAACGCCAGTTGCTCGCCGCGACCTACCTGTCGCTGGTCCGCTCGCTGGGGCGCGAATACCGCGCCGCCCGCGCCGGCACCGCGGCCGGCCTGCCCCGGGTCAGGGCCATCATTGACGCCAATTTCGCCGCCAGCCAGTCCGGCGAGGTGATCGTCAGCTCGTGGCTATCGTTCTGGGCGCAGGTCAACCATGTGCCCAGCCTCGCCCGCATCCAGAACGTCGTCACCCGCCGGCTGGAGAGCAACCTCACGCATGCCCTGTCCGCCTTCCTGCCCCGCCCGGAGGCGGTGCGGCTCGCCGAGGGCCTGGGTGTGATGATCGATGGTCTGTGGCTGCGGGCGAGCCTGCGCACCGGCGGACTGGATGTCGACGCCGCCCGCGCCCTGGCCCACCGCTACCTCGATTCCGAACTCCATGCACTGACCGGAGGCCCGCATGCCGAATCCGCCTGATCAGCTGCTGTGGATCGACAATACCGCCGTCGACAGCCACCGCCAGCAACGCTTCGAGACCCGCAACCCGGCCACCGGCGCCCTCCTGGCAAGGGTCGCTGAGGCCGATGCCGGCGACGTCGATGCCGCCGTGCGCAGCGCCCGGGCCGCACAGGTCGACTGGGCGGCCCGTTCCGGCGTCGAGCGCGGGCGCATTCTGGCGGCGGCCGCCGCGGCGGTGCGCGCACACCGTGACGAGCTCGCCCGGCTGGAATGCCTCGACGGCGGCAAGCCCATCGCCGAGACACCCGAGGCGGATGTCGATTCGGCGGCGGACTGCCTCGAGTACTTCGCCGGTCAGGCGGCCAGTCTGCAGGGTGAATACCAGACGGTGGACGGTGGCTTTTTCTATACCCGCCCCGAGCCGCTCGGCGTCTGCGGCGGCATCGGTGCCTGGAACTATCCCCTCCAGATCGCCGCCTGGAAGACCGCGCCCGCGCTGGCCGCCGGTAACGCGATGGTCTTCAAGCCCGCCGAGCTGACGCCGCTGTCAGCGCTGCGGTTCGCAGAGATCCTCGCCGAGGCAGGGCTGCCGCCGGGACTCTTCAACGTCGTCCAGGGCGCGGCGGAGACCGGTCAGGCACTGACCCGGCATGCGGATATCGACAAGATCTCGCTCACCGGCGAGGTCGGCACCGGTAAGGCGGTGATGCGCGATGCCGCCGACACCCTCAAGGCGGTCACCATGGAGCTGGGCGGCAAATCGCCACTGATCGTATTCGACGATGCCTCGCTGGATGACGCGGTCTCGGGCGCGCTGCTGGGCAACTTCTACACCCAGGGCGAGATCTGCACCAACGGCACCCGGGTCTATGTCCATGAAGCGGTGATCGATGACTTTATCGAGCGGGTAGTGGCTCGCACGCGGCAGCTGCGGATCGGTGATCCGGCCGATCCCGACACCGACATCGGGGCACTCATCTCGCCCGCGCACCGCGACCATGTCCTCGATTTCATCCACCGCGGCGAGGCGCAGGGCGCCCGGCGCCTGATCGGCGGCGAGGCGGTGACAGTCGAGGGCTGCCCGGATGGCGCCTTCGTCTCGCCGGCCGTCTTCCGGGTCGACGACGATGACTGCGTCATCGCCCGCGAGGAGATCTTCGGCCCGGTGATGACCATCCTGCCGTTCCGCGACGAGACCGAGGTCATCCGCCGCGCCAACGACACCCCCTATGGCCTCGCCGGCGGCGTGTTCACCACCGATCTGCAGCGCGCCCATCGGGTGGCGGCGGCGGTGAAGGCGGGGGTCATCTGGATCAACCACTACAACCTCACGCCCATCGAGATGCCATTCGGCGGCATGCGCCAGTCAGGGATCGGCCGCGAGAACAGCCGCCACGCCCTCGAGCACTACAGCCAGCTGAAAAGCGTGTTCGTCGCCACCACCGGCGTCGATGCGCCCTACTGAGAACGGGACCCGCGTATGCAGACCGAAACCTTCGACTACGTCATCATCGGTGCCGGATCGGCCGGCGCCGTGCTCGCCAGCCGGCTCACGGAGGATCCGGACTGCCGGGTCCTGCTGCTCGAGGCCGGCCCCATGGATTACAGCCTCTGGATCCATATGCCCTCGGCCTTTGATAAGCCCATGGGCAGCAAGCGCTACAACTGGGGCTATGCCACCGAGCCCGAGCCGAGCATGGACAACCGCCGCATGGACTGCCCCCGCGGCCATGTCCTGGGGGGCTCGTCGTCCATCAACGGCATGGCCTATGTCCGCGGCAATGCCCTGGACTATGAGGGCTGGGCCGATGATTTCGGTCTCGAGGCATGGCGCTACGACAAGGTGCTGCCCTATTTCCGCCGCGCCGAGGATTTCGATCAGGGCAGCAATGCCTATCACGGCAGTGACGGGCCGCTGCATGTCACCACCGGGTCCATGCGCAATCCGCTCTACCGGGCCTTCGTCGATGCCGGCGTCGCGGCGGGCTATCCCGAGACCGAGGACATGAACGGCTACCAGCAGGAAGGCTTCGGGCCGATGTTCATGACCACCCGCAACGGTGTGCGCTGGTCGACGGCCAATGCCTATCTGCGCCCCATCATGCGCCGGCCCAACCTGACCCTGCGGACCCGGGCGCTGACCGAGACCCTGTCATTCGACGGTGATCGCGCCACCGGCGTGCGCTACCGCTATCGCAACGAGACCCGCGAGGCGCGTACCGATCAGGAGGTACTGCTCTGCGCCGGTGCGATCAACTCACCCCAGATCCTGATGCGCTCGGGCATCGGTCCCGCGGCGGCACTGCAGGGCCACGGCATCGACGTCCAGCAGGATCTGCCCGGCGTCGGCGAGAACCTCCAGGACCACCTCGAGGTGTATGTGCAGTACGCCTGTCGCGAGCCGATCACCCTGTTCAGTGCCCTCAAGCCCTGGAACCAGGCGCGCATCGGGATCCAGTGGCTGACCACCCGCGGCGGACTGGGCGCCACCAACCACTTCGAGTCGGGTGGCTTCATCCGCAGCGAGGCGGGCGTGCCCTATCCCAACCTGCAGTATCACTTCATGCCCATCGCGCTCAGCTATGACGGCAGCGTGTCGGCTGACTGCCACGGCTTTCAGGCCCATGTCGGTCCGATGCGCCCGGAAAGCCGTGGCCGTGTGACCCTCGAGAGCAGCGACCCCACCGCCGCTCCCTGGATCGTGTTCAACTACATGGCCACCGAGCGGGACCGCCGCGAGATGCGCGATGCGGTGCGACTCACCCGCGAGGTCATCGAACAGTCGCCCATGGACCGGTTCCGTGACCGGCCCCTGTCGCCCGGCCCCGAGGTGCAGAGCGATGCCGATATCGATGCCTGGGTCCGCGCCCATGGCGAGAGCGCCTATCACCCCAGCGGGACCTGTCGGATGGGGACGGCCGGCGACCCGGCGGCGGTGGTCGATGGCGACGGCCGGGTGCACGGCGTCGCGGGCCTGCGGGTCATCGACGCCTCGATCATGCCGCGGATCACCACCGGCAACCTCAACGCGCCAACGATCATGATCGCCGAGAAGCTTGCCGACCGCGTCCGTGGCCGGGAGACCGAGTCCGATCCCCAGCCCTGGTACGCCGCCGCGGACTGGCAGGATCGACAGCGCTGACCGGGTGCCCGGGTGGCCGGCGATGCCGGCCGGCCACATCGGGTTGTCCATTCACTCACAACCAACCCGCCGTCCTGCGTTACAATGCTGCTATGCAACATAGCTGTAGCAGGAGTATTCCCCGATGACCGTCCGCAACCTCGACGCCCTTTTCAAACCCCGCTCCATTGCCATTGTCGGCGCCAGCCGGCGGCCCGGATCGGTTGGCGCGGTGCTGGCGCGCAATCTGTTCAACGGGGGATTCGACGGGCCGATCATGCCGGTCAATCCCAAGCACCAGTCCATTGAGGGCGTGCTGAGCTATACCTCCATCGACGAGCTGCCAGTGACACCGGATCTGGCCGTCGTCTGCACGCCGCCCAAAACGGTGCCGGATGTGGTCCGCCAGCTCGCCGAGCGCGGCACCCGCGGCGTGGTGGTCATCACCGCCGGATTCGGCGAGGGCGATGACGCCGAGGGCATGGCGCTGCGACAGCAGGCGCTGGATGCCGCCCGACCGTACCTGACCCGCATCATCGGTCCCAACTGCCTGGGCATCCTCGTGCCCGGCTTCGGCCTGAATGCGAGTTTCGCCCATCTGGCACCGCCGCAGGGACGGATCGCCTTCGTCACCCAGTCCGGCGCCATCGTCACTTCCGTGCTCGATTGGGCCGAGCGCCGCGGGATCGGCTTCTCTCACATGATCTCGCTCGGCGACATGGCCGACGTCGACTTCGGCGATACCATCGACTATCTCGCCAACGATCCCGACACCAAGGCCATCCTGCTCTACGCCGAGGCCATTACCGATGCCCGCAAGTTCATGTCGGCGGCCCGGGCGGCGGCGCGCATGAAACCGGTGATCGTGGTCAAATCCGGCCGCCACGCCGCCAGTGCCCAGGCGGCAGCCTCCCATACCGGCGCCCTGGCGGGTTCGGACAAGGTCTACGACGCCGCCTTCCGGCGCGCCGGCATGCTGCGGGTCGACACCCTCGGTGAGCTGTTCGCCGCGGTGGAGACACTCGCCACCACCGGCACGCCCAACGGCGACCGGCTGGCGATCCTCACGAACGGCGGCGGGATCGGCGTGCTCGCCACCGACGCCCTGATCGGTCATGGCGGCGATCTCTCAACCCTGCCGGACGAGACGGTGCAGGCCCTCAACGAGGTGCTGCCACCGACCTGGTCGCACGGCAATCCGGTGGACATCATCGGGGATGCCCCCGGCAAGCGCTATGCCGATTCGCTGTCGATCATGGCGGACAGCGACGCGGCCGATGCCATCCTGGTCCTGAACTGCCCCACCGCCGTTGCCGACAGCATGGACGCGGCCGAGGCGGTCATTGCCGAGCAGGGCCGGCAGCAGACGCGCAAGGGCAACCGGGACAAGCAGCCGAAGCTGCTCACCTGCTGGGTCGGCGAGCACACCGCGCAGCACGCCCGGCGGCGCTTTTCGGAGGCGAACATCCCCAGCTATAACACCCCCGAGGCGGCGGTCCGCGCGTTCATGCACATGGTCGAGTACCGGCATAACCAGGAACAGCTGCTCCAGACACCGCCATCGGTGCCGGCGCTTTTCACGCCGGACTACGACACCGCCCATCAGCTGGTGGAACAGGCGGCGGCGGAAGACCGCGAGATCCTCAGCGAGCCGGAGGCCAAGCAGCTGCTCGCCGCATTCGGCGTCGAGGTGGTCTCCACCGAGGTCGCGGAGTCGCCAGAGGCGGCGGCAGCGGCCGCCGATCGGCTCGGTTATCCGGCCGCGATCAAGATCCTCTCCAAGGACATCACGCATAAAAGCGATGTCGGCGGTGTCGCCCTCGACCTCGAGGATGCCGATCAGGTCCATCATGCCGCCGAGGCCATGCGCCGTCGGGTGGCGGAGACCTATCCCAACGCTGATCTACAGGGCTTCAGCGTCCAGCCGATGGTCAAACGTGCCGGGGCGTGGGAGTTGATCGCCGGATTCACCGAGGACGCCCAGTTCGGCCCTGTGATCCTGTTCGGTCAGGGCGGCACGGCGGTGGAGGTGATCAAGGACCAGTCCCTTGCCCTGCCGCCGCTCAACATGAAACTCGCCGGCGACATGATCAGCCGCACCCGCGTCTATCGCCAGCTCCAGGGCTATCGTGACCGGCGCCCGGCGGACATGGAGGCCATCGCGCTGACCCTGACCCGCATCGCCCAGATCGCGGCGGATATCTCGCGGGTCAAGGAGCTTGATATCAATCCGCTGCTCGCCTCCGCCGATGGCGTCGTGGCCCTCGATGCGCGGGTGCGGATCGGCGAGAACGGCACCGGTACCAAGCGCCTGGCGATCCGGCCCTATCCGCGCAAGCTCGAGAAGACGGTCGTGGCCGACGATGGCGTCGAGTACCTGCTGCGGCCGATCGTTCCCGAGGATGAGCCGGCGCTGCATCGGGCGTTCGCCCATCTGACGCCGGAGCAGATCCGGCTGCGCTTCTTCGCCCCGATGAAGCAGATGAGCCACATGGCCGCGGCGCGATTCACGCAGATCGACTACAACCGCGAGATGGCGCTGATCATCACCGATGCCGACAAGGTACCCGGCGAGGCCGAGCTGTATGGCGCGGTGCATATTCACGCCGATCCGGACGACGAGAAGGCGGAGTACTCGATCATCGTCCGCCATGACCTGACCCGCCAGGGGCTCGGGCGGCTGTTGATGGAGCATGTCATCGACTACGCCCGCGAGCGCGGGATTGGCGAGATCGAGGGCGATGTGCTGCGCGAGAACCAGCCCATGCTCACGCTCTGCAACCACCTGGGGTTCAGCCAGCACACGGATGCCGAGGACCGTGACATCATGCGCGTGACGCTGCCGCTCTGAGGCGGCGGCGCTAGCGGTATTTCATGATCTCCATGAGCTCGTCGACGATCAAATCGGCATCCCCGCGCTCGCGGGCACTGGTGACGTGATGGTGGAGGTGGCTGCGCAGCACCGTATCGCCCACCTTCTCCAGCGCGCCGTCGACGGCTTTGAGCTGCCGGAGCACATCCACGCAGTAGACATCGTCGCGCTCGAGCATGCGCACGATCCCCTCGACATGGCCCCGGATCGAGGCCAGCCGCTGGCGGGCCGTGTCGCGGACCGTGGGGTCGAGGGCGAGATGGCAGTGATCGCTTGGATCCGTCATGGTCAGGCCTCCGTGACCGCCGGCGACGGACGGAACCGCCGCAGGCGCAGTGAATTGGTCAGCACAAACAGGCTCGACAGGCTCATCGCCCCGGCTGCCGCCATGGGATTGAGCAGCCAGCCGGTCAGCGGGAACAATAATCCCGCCGCCACCGGGATCAGCAGGACGTTATAGCCATAGGCCCAGATGAAGTTGCCCTTGATCGTGCGATAGGTCCGGCGCGCCAGCGCCACCGCATCGATCAGGCCGTTGAGATCGGCGCGCATCAGCACCGCATCGCCGGCCTCGATGGCCACGTCGGTCCCGGTACCGATGGCCATGCCGACATCGGCCTGGGCGAGCGCCGGTGCATCATTGATGCCATCGCCAACGAACGCGACCCGACGCCCCTCGCCCTGTAGACGCTGGACCTCACGGGCCTTGCCATCCGGCAGCACACCGGCCATCACCTCATCGATCCCCAGCCGCTCGGCCAGTGCATTGGCCGTCGCGGCCTCGTCACCGGTGACCATGGCGATCCGCAGCCCCCGCTCACGAAGGGCAGCGATCACGCCCTCACTCTCCGGACGCGGCGGATCGGCGACCGCCGCAACGCCCAGGAGCTGGCCATCCACGGCGGCAAAGACCGGTGTCTTCGCCGCTCGCATCAGCGCCTGCGCCTCGGTCTGGACAGCGGCGATATCGACACCCAGCCATTCCATGTAATGGGCGGCTCCGATATGCACATACCGCCCCGCCACCGTGGCCTGGACGCCGTAGCCGGTGACCGCCTCGAACTCGGTGGCCGTGGGCACGGCCAGATCACGCGCCGCGGCGGCCGACACCAGCGCCTGACCCAGCGGATGCTCGCTGTGCGTTTCCACCGCGGCCATCAGCGCGAGCGCCTCGTCTTCGCTGCCGGTGGGCACCACCAGATCGGTGAGCTGTGGGCGACCGAGGGTCAGCGTCCCGGTCTTGTCCAGCACCATCGTGTCGGCCTGGGCCAGCGACTCGAGCGCGGCCCCGCGGCGCAGCAGCAGGCCGTTCTCGGCGCCCTTGCCGGTCGCGACCATCACCGCCGTCGGGGTTGCGAGCCCCATGGCGCAGGGGCAGGCGATGAGCAGGACGCTCACGGTGGCGACAAAGGCATAAGAGAGCACCGGCTCGGGGCCGATGGTCAGCCAGATGGCGGCGGTGAGCAGGGCGATGACCAGTACCACCGGGACAAATACGCCGGCGATGCGGTCCGCCATCTGCTGGATCGGGGGCTTCTCGGCCTGCGCCTTTTCGACCATGCCGATGATCTGGGCGAGCACCGTATCACCGCCGACCTCGGTCACGCGGGCGGTCAACGAGCCCTGACCATTGACGGTCCCGGCCACGAGGCGATCCCCCGCCGCCTTGGCGACGGGGACCGGCTCGCCGGTGATCATCGACTCGTCCACCCGGGATTGGCCCTCGGTGAGGGTCGCGTCCACTGGAATACGCTCACCGGGGCGGATCATCACCGCCTCACCACGCTCGACGCTGTCGATATCCACCTCGATCGCACCCGCTTCGCGGAGCACGCGGGCGGTGCGTGCCTGCATGCCGAGCAGGCGTTTGATGGCCATCGACGTGCGGCCACGGGCGATCTGCTCGAGATAGCGGCCAAGCAGTATCAGGGTAACGATCACGCCCGACGCCTCGAAGTAGCTGCCCGCCGTGCCCGCCGGGAAGATGCCCGGCACCCATAACGCGAGCAGTGAGTAGCCATAGGCCGAACCCGCGCCGATCATGACCAGACTGCTCATCGCCGGGGCACGATGGCGCATTTCCTTGACACCCTTGCGAAAGAAATCCAGCCCGGCCCAGAACACAATGGGGGTGGCGAGCAGCCACTCGACGGCGATCCAGGCGCGCTCCGGCAGCCACTGGCCGAACCAGGCCGTGCCCCCAGGCACATGCCGGCCCATGGCGATGACCACCAACGGCACCGCGAACGCCGCGGCGATGCCCATCCGCCGGCGCAGCTGCGCCTGCTCGCGGGCGGCGGCATCATCGCCATCGCGCCCCGCCTGCGCACTGTCATCCACCGTCTCGGCGCCATAACCCACCGCCTCGACCGCGGCGATCATATCGTTCGTGGTGACGGCCCCCGGCAGATAGTCGACCTGCGCTGTGCCCATGCTCAGATTCGCCGCGGCCTCGCGCACGCCCGGCAGTGCATTGAGCGCGTTTTCGATCGTGCGGATGCAGCCACCGCAGGTCACTCCACTGAGTGCCAGGGTGAGCGATTCGTGGCGCGGCGGATAGCCTGCATCATCCAGCTGGCTGCCGACCTGCGCCAGCCCGGTGGCCGGATCGCTGCCCGCGTCGAAAGCGACATGGGCCTTCGCCGTGGACAGGCTGACCGTTGCGGTCTGCACGCCGGACACGGACTGAATGGCACGTTCGGCCCGATTGACGCAGCCCCCGCAGTTCAGACCGGTGACCTCGAAATCGAATGCCTGTGCGCTCATGGCTACCTCGGATCGTTCACTTCAGTCCGGACAGCCTACCCCTCCCCCCGGGGGGCCGGTCAAACCGGCCAGCCGCTGTCGCCGGACAAAAAAAAGGGGGCCCGAAGGCCCCCTTTGGTTCATCCAGGCAATGAATGCGCTGGATTACATGCTCTCACGCCACTCGGCAACGAGCTCGTCGTAGGGCACGGTCTCGCCCTGCGGCTTCTCGTTATCCAGCGCAGGCTTGGGTGCACCGGGCTGGTCGAACCAGTACTCGGCACTCCGCTCCTCGTTCATGCGCGGTCCACAGTTCTCCTGCACACCGGCCCGCTCGAGGCGCTCCATGATGCGATCCTGCTCGGCCGCCAGATTATCCATGGCGCCCTGTGGTGTCCGCTCGCCCGTGACCGCTGAGGCCACGTTGGACCACCAGAGCTGCGCCAGACGCGGATAGTCAGGCACGTTCGTACCGGTATCCGTCCACAGATCACGTGCGGGGCTCCGATAGAACTCGACGAGACCGCCAAGCTCCGGTGCCCGCTCCGTCATCGACTCATGCATGATGTCGGACTGCCGGATCGGCGTCAGGCCCACATGGGTCTTTTTCAGCGACACGACCTTGGACGTGACGAACTGGGCATACAGCCAGGCCGCCTTACGGGCGTCGGGGTCAGCATGCTCGAAGAACGTCCAGGAACCGATGTCCTGATAACCGACCTTCATGCCCTCTTCCCAATAGGGACCATGGGGCGAAGGCGCCATCCGCCACTTCGGCGTACCGTCCTCGTTCACGACCGGAAGGCCGTCTTCGACCATGGAAGCGGTGAAGGCGGTGTACCAGAAGATCTGCTGCGCGATCTGACCCTGCGCCGGGACAGGACCTGCCTCGGAGAAGGTCATACCGGACGCGGACGGCGGTGCGTAGGCATCCAGCCAGTCAATGTACTTGGTCAGTGCATAGACGGCGGCCGGACCATTGACGGCACCCCCCCGGGTCACGTCGGAACCGACCGGATGGCAGTCATCGACGCGGATACCCCACTCGTCGACCGGCAGACCATTCGGCAGACCCTTGTCACCGGCACCGGCCATGGACAGCCAGGCGTCCGTGAAGCGCCAGCCCAGGGACGGGTCCTTCTTGCCATAGTCCATATGACCGTAGACTTCGCGGCCGCCGAGCTCGTCGACGTTCTCGGTGAAGAATTCGGCGATGTCCTCGTAGGCGGACCAGTTCACCGGCACACCCAGCTCATAGCCGTAGATGTCCTCGAACTGCGCCTGAAGGTCCTCACGCTGGAACCAGTCATAGCGGAACCAGTAGACGTTGGCGAACTGCTGGTCCGGCAGCTGGTAGAGCTTACCGTCAGGGGCCGTTGCCGCATCCAGACCGATGAAGTCATCAAGGTCGAGGTACGGCGACGTCACGTCGCTGCCCTCACCATCCATGTAATCCGAGATCGGGATCACCTGGCCATAACGATAATGTGTACCGATCAGGTCGGCGTCGTTCACATAGCCGTCGTAGATGCTCTCACCGGACTGCATCTCGGTCTGCACCGCCTCGATCACGTCACCCTCACCAATCAGGTTGTGGTTCAGGTTGATACCGGTGATCTCGGAAAAGGCCTCGGCG from Spiribacter curvatus includes these protein-coding regions:
- a CDS encoding bifunctional acetate--CoA ligase family protein/GNAT family N-acetyltransferase gives rise to the protein MTVRNLDALFKPRSIAIVGASRRPGSVGAVLARNLFNGGFDGPIMPVNPKHQSIEGVLSYTSIDELPVTPDLAVVCTPPKTVPDVVRQLAERGTRGVVVITAGFGEGDDAEGMALRQQALDAARPYLTRIIGPNCLGILVPGFGLNASFAHLAPPQGRIAFVTQSGAIVTSVLDWAERRGIGFSHMISLGDMADVDFGDTIDYLANDPDTKAILLYAEAITDARKFMSAARAAARMKPVIVVKSGRHAASAQAAASHTGALAGSDKVYDAAFRRAGMLRVDTLGELFAAVETLATTGTPNGDRLAILTNGGGIGVLATDALIGHGGDLSTLPDETVQALNEVLPPTWSHGNPVDIIGDAPGKRYADSLSIMADSDAADAILVLNCPTAVADSMDAAEAVIAEQGRQQTRKGNRDKQPKLLTCWVGEHTAQHARRRFSEANIPSYNTPEAAVRAFMHMVEYRHNQEQLLQTPPSVPALFTPDYDTAHQLVEQAAAEDREILSEPEAKQLLAAFGVEVVSTEVAESPEAAAAAADRLGYPAAIKILSKDITHKSDVGGVALDLEDADQVHHAAEAMRRRVAETYPNADLQGFSVQPMVKRAGAWELIAGFTEDAQFGPVILFGQGGTAVEVIKDQSLALPPLNMKLAGDMISRTRVYRQLQGYRDRRPADMEAIALTLTRIAQIAADISRVKELDINPLLASADGVVALDARVRIGENGTGTKRLAIRPYPRKLEKTVVADDGVEYLLRPIVPEDEPALHRAFAHLTPEQIRLRFFAPMKQMSHMAAARFTQIDYNREMALIITDADKVPGEAELYGAVHIHADPDDEKAEYSIIVRHDLTRQGLGRLLMEHVIDYARERGIGEIEGDVLRENQPMLTLCNHLGFSQHTDAEDRDIMRVTLPL
- a CDS encoding metal-sensitive transcriptional regulator; this encodes MTDPSDHCHLALDPTVRDTARQRLASIRGHVEGIVRMLERDDVYCVDVLRQLKAVDGALEKVGDTVLRSHLHHHVTSARERGDADLIVDELMEIMKYR
- the betA gene encoding choline dehydrogenase codes for the protein MQTETFDYVIIGAGSAGAVLASRLTEDPDCRVLLLEAGPMDYSLWIHMPSAFDKPMGSKRYNWGYATEPEPSMDNRRMDCPRGHVLGGSSSINGMAYVRGNALDYEGWADDFGLEAWRYDKVLPYFRRAEDFDQGSNAYHGSDGPLHVTTGSMRNPLYRAFVDAGVAAGYPETEDMNGYQQEGFGPMFMTTRNGVRWSTANAYLRPIMRRPNLTLRTRALTETLSFDGDRATGVRYRYRNETREARTDQEVLLCAGAINSPQILMRSGIGPAAALQGHGIDVQQDLPGVGENLQDHLEVYVQYACREPITLFSALKPWNQARIGIQWLTTRGGLGATNHFESGGFIRSEAGVPYPNLQYHFMPIALSYDGSVSADCHGFQAHVGPMRPESRGRVTLESSDPTAAPWIVFNYMATERDRREMRDAVRLTREVIEQSPMDRFRDRPLSPGPEVQSDADIDAWVRAHGESAYHPSGTCRMGTAGDPAAVVDGDGRVHGVAGLRVIDASIMPRITTGNLNAPTIMIAEKLADRVRGRETESDPQPWYAAADWQDRQR